The Patescibacteria group bacterium DNA window CCCGCGTCATCGAGGAAGTTTTCCTCCGGCACGGTCTACCGCACCGCATCATCGGCGGTGTGAAGTTTTACGCGCGCAAGGAAATTAAAGATGTTTTGAGTTATTTGAAAATAATTCAGAATCCGCGCGATGACATTTCCCTGCTCAGAATTTTGAATGTGCCGACGCGCAAAATCGGCCTCCGCACCGTCGAAGTTTTGCAGCGCAAAGCGACTGAGGTCGGCGGCGGGATTTGGGACGCGCTGAAAAATTGTCGCGATACGGAAATTCCAGACAGCAAAAAAGAGATTTTGGAGCGCTTCGTCCGGCTGATTGAGGAGCTGCAAAATCTGAATCGAACGAACACAGCAGCAAGCCTGATCAAAAATGTTTTGGCGCGGACGAAGCTGAAAGAATGGTGGCTGAGCGAGGGCGAAGCTGAGGGCGAGACGCGCGTCGAAAATGTGCTCGAGCTCATCTCGGTCGCCGCGAAATACGACGCGCTCGAACCAGCCGTCTCGCTCGCGACTTTCCTCGAGGAAATTTCGCTGCTCTCGGACGCCGACCAAATCGAGGAAAAGGAAAATTCGGTCCTGCTCATGAGTCTCCACGCCGCGAAAGGTCTGGAATTCCCGGTTGTTTTCATTTCCGGACTCGAACAAAATATCTTCCCGCATTCGCGCAGCCTGCTCGATCCGCGCCAGCTCGAGGAAGAACGCCGCCTGTTTTATGTCGGCATCACGCGCGCGATGGACTCGCTTTTTCTCCTGCGCGCCAGGCAAAGAATGTTTTTTGGCGAGACACAGATGAATGCGCCGAGCGAATTTCTGAAAGACATTCCGGAAAATCTGCTGGCGGAAGAATCACGGCGCGAGCTGAAACGCAGAGGTTTTGGCGAAAGAATGTTGCCGGACGAAAATTTTGGTACAGGCGAGTCGCGACCCGCCTCTGCGCCAGAATTCGCCGTCGGCGAACGCGTCGCGCATCCAGTCTTCGGCGAGGGCACAGTCGTAAATGTCATGGGCGGCGTGATTGAAGTGAATTTCCCAATCGGCGTGAAAAAGCTCGCGATTTCAATCGCACCACTGAGAAAAATTGGCTAAAATTTTTCCGTGGAAAATAAAATCCGCGAACGCAAGCTCGCACCGAGATTGAAGGATTTTGATTATTCGACTGACGGCGCATATTTCATCACGACCTGCACGCAAAATCGCGAAAACTTTTTTGGCGAAATCGAAAATGAAAAAATCGTTTTGAATAATTGTGGAAAAATCGTACAAAAATGCTGGAATGATTTGCCGAATCATTATTCGAATTGTCGTTTGGATGAATTCGTCATTATGCCGAATCATTTTCATGGAATTATTTGGATTGATAATTTATTCGAACCCGTAGGGACAGGTTTTAAACCTGTCCCTACTAATCCCGAACCTGTCCCTACGCACGCCACACTGCACGGTCTTTCAGAAATTATCCGCGGATTCAAAACATTTTCCTCGCGACAAATAAACATCAAATTCGTGGAACAATCCACGCCTCTCGTATTTCGCTGGCAACGCAGCTTCTATGACCACATCATCCGCGATGAAGACGAACTAAATCGTATCCGGGATTATATCCGGCTAAACCCCGCACACTGGATGAAAGATAAAAATTTTCGCAACAACGATAAATAAAATTTTGCTAAAATTCCCACCAATGCCCGGGTGGTGAAATTGGTAAACACGCACGCTTCAGGAGCGTGTGCTGCAAGGCTTGGAGGTTCAAGTCCTCTCCCGGGCACCATTCTTCGCACCAGCGAAGAATGCCCTTTGTAGCCTTGGCGAAGAAGGGCGATAAAAAATATTTTCTGCTAATCTTATTGCAAAGCTTCGAATAACTGCTAACTGCGTCAAAAAATTTAACAAAACCAAAATGAATTTCTTTGCCACGAATGCGCCGGGCTGGTACGCCAGCCTCATCAAGCCGAGCTTCGCGCCACCGGCTGCAGCCTTTGGAATTGCTTGGTCGATTTTGTATCCGATTATTTTCATCACCTTCGGCATCGTGTTTTGGCTCGCTGCAAAGAAAAAAATTCCGCGCCTCGTCGCGCTCCCCTTCGCGCTAAATTTGCTTTACAACTTCGCTTTCTCACCAATCCAATTCGGTCTGCAAAATAATCTACTCGCCGCTGCCGACATCATCTTGGTACTCGCGACGCTCATTTGGGCGATCTTCGCCATCTGGAAACACTCGAAAGTTTTGGCGCTCGCGCAAATCCCCTATTTGCTGTGGGTTTGCTTCGCGACGGTTTTGCAAATCTCGGTTACCGTTTTAAACGCCTGAGGTAATTTTTCAATTCAGTAGGCAAAGGCGAATTAAATTCGACGAGTTCTTTGGTTTTGGGATGGTGAAATTTCAATTCGGCGGCATGCAAAAACATCCGCGGCGCGGCAAATTTTTCATTCAGCTTCTTCGTAGAATAAGTCGGATCGCCGACGAGCGGATAGCCAATCGACTGGAAATGCACGCGAATTTGGTGCGTCCGGCCCGTGAGCAATTTGATTCGTACGAGCGTCGCCTCCGCGAATTGCTCGACGACTTCGAATTCCGTCACCGCTTCCCGTGCGCCAGCCCCAGTCAATACGCGGCGGCGTGTCGGATCACGCGGATCGCGCCCCATCGGCGCATCAATGCGCCCACGCGGAGTTTTCAGCTTGCCAGCGACGAGCGCGAGATAAAATTTCTCGACGCGGCGTTCGGCAAATTCCTTGCCGAGAAAAGTCTTGGCGGCTTCCGTCTTGGCGACGACGAGACAGCCGGAAGTTTCGCGGTCGAGCCGATGCACGATGCCCGGTCGTCGATCCTCGCTCGCCTTTTTTTTCAAATGAAACAAGACCGCATTGACCAATGTCCCCGCGACATGCCCGCCGTGATCCGTCGGGTGGACAACCATCCCACTTGCTTTGTCGACGACGAGAATTTCGGAATCTTCGAAGAGAATTTGGAGCGGTAAATTTTCCGGTTCAATTTTAAGTGTCTTGAGTGGCGGAACTTTGACCTCAATCAAATCGCCCGCCGCGATTTTTTGCGCCGGCTTGGCTGGCTTGGAGTTCACGAGCAGCTCGCATTTCGCGAGCAAGGAACGCGAAAACTGTGGCAACTCTTTGGCTAAAAATTTATCGAGACGAGTCAGAATTTCGTCCTCCGCAATTTTGAAATGAAAGTAAGCCATCTAAATTGAATGAATTTTAGCTTTATTGTAGAATCAATCCTAATTTTTAAATTCACTTTTATGAATGACAATTGGATTCCATTTTCCTTATCATCAGAGAGGGCTGATGAGCTAAAACCACAGATTGATCGAATAACTCCATACATAGTTGCTTTCGTCAGAAACCACCTCCAAGGTTACTTAATCGCTAATCATGTTTATTGCTTTGAGTTAGGAGGAGAAGGAGAAACAGAAACCATACGAGCAGCAATGCAACAGGTTGGTTTTGAAGTCCACACACATAAAGACGAACCGCTGAGCCACAGTGGCTACAGCGAAAAACCTGACCCTAAAAAACTAGGAGAATTTATGCTTTCAATGCCTAGAGGAGAGAGGAGAGCTTTTCAAACAAAAGTTAACACTGCCGTAAAAAAGCTTTTAGGCTTGGCAGATAGGCTTGCTTGAATTCAAGTTTTGATACGGTAATAATTTTTGATCGATTCCTCTGTCCCGAAAGCAACATCCGTCTTGGCACACTTCGGACAGCGGAAAGTAAATTTCTTTTTGGTCTGTTTCGCCTCGACCAGCTCCTGGCACTTCTTGCAAAAAAAGACGAGCTTTGCAGGCGGGATAGCTTCCTCGCTTTGGGGAATCGGCGTGATGGTGCGAAGGTCGGAGGACATAAGGTGTTGGAGATGTTGGAGGTGTTAGAACTTCAAATGTCGAGGCGCATGCGCGCGTCTTCTTTGGTTTTTTCTGGGTCATCACGCAAATCAATCTGACTGCCGAATTGCGGACGCCGCGGCAAATGCGCGATTGGTTCAGCGTGGGAATGTGCACGCAGCTGCTCTTCGCTCCTGAGTAAATAGCCGCCAAAGAAAACAAACACAGTACCGACGAGCGCGAGATGAATGCCCAGCCGGAGCTCGTAATTCGCCGCGCGGGTAAGTGAAGTCGCGTGCATGATTGTAAGCACGAAAACGAGCAGTGTAGATTCCCCGCCGAGGAAAGTAAGCAAGACGGAATCCCGCCAGCCAGTCCGCGGAAAACGGATACCAAAAAGCGGCAGCGCGACGACCGCGAGCGACAACAACATACAAACGAGTGTGATAACACCAATGATTAAATTTTGGTCACCGAAACCATTGTAAGAATTCTCAGTACCAAGCACCGCAGTCCCGATCGTGTGCCACGGCATGAAAATTGAGAGGAGTGTGAGGAGCGAACCCGCAAGGACAATCTGTCGTGCCCGCGAGAGATTCTTGAGATTTTGGGAAACCGATTGCATCGCGAGAAGATTAAAGGTTCTGCGACATTCTTTCAAGATTTGATTTTTGAGCTAAATTTTTGCACAATGGGTGCAACCAATTTCGCCAATGAACGGCATTTCCAAGCCAATCACGCACAAAGATTTGAAGTGGTACGATTTTCCCAAACCAGACCAATCGACTATTGATTTTTTAGCGAAAAAATTTAAATTTCATCCGCTCGACCTCGAGGACTGCCTCACCGAGATTCAGCGACCGAAGATTGACGAGTACCCGAATTATCTTTTTATCGTCCTGCATTTCCCAATCTGGAATCAGCGCATAGGACGCATCACGACTGAAGAGGTCGATATTTTTATTAGCCAAAATTTCGTCGTCACGCTACACAATGACGCGCTCGCGCCAATTGAAAAAATCCGTACTGCTTGCCAAAAAAAATACGGACGCGAAAAATATTGCGGGCGCGGCAGCGGTTATTTCTTGTATGAATTGACGAGTGAGCTCTTCGACTACTGTTTCCCGATTATCGACAAAATGTGGCAACAAGCCGGCTCAATCGAACGCGATGTTTTCGACCAAGAAGGTATGCGCGACCTCTTGAAAGACATCATGCTGCTGAAAAAAAACATCATTACTTTCCGTAGAATTCTGCAGCCGGAACGACCGGTTATCTCCTCGCTTGAGCACAAAAATAAAAAGTTTCTACCGGAAAAGCTTGAAGCCTATTTCGATGATGTCGTGGATAAGATCGAGAAACAATGGAATTCGCTCGACTCACTGAAGGAGGTCGCCGAGACTCTGCAGGACGCGAACGAAAGTTTGATTTCGCACCGCAGTGGCGAGACGATCAAAATTCTCACAATCTTCAGCGTGATTATGTTGCCGCTGACTTTGATTTCCGGAATCTTCGGCATGAATGTCTCATTACCGCTGCAAGAAAGTCCGACTGCCTTTCTCACGGTGTCCGGTGTAATGCTCGTGACTGTCATCACTATGCTGGCGTATTTTCGCTGGAAAAAATGGTGGTAGAAAGTTGGTAGTTGATAGTTGATAGTTTTCCAACTATTTTTTTCGACAAACAAAAAATCCTGCGCGCGATTCCGATGGAATCACTTTTGGCAGGATTATTTGCAATCTAAGATTTGCTACTTATGTATTTTAGTCGCGCACTTAAATTTAGGCAATTTTGGAAATAAAAACATTTTTAACAATCTTTTTACATATTTTCCACCTGGATTTCTTGATTTTTTACATATTTCCTTTAAATTGCTGACAAATGCTAACCACTCGCCAAAATCGCTTCCTCGAGCTGCTGCGCAACTTCATCGCGCTGCACGGCGACTCCCCGACGCTCGCCGAGATGAAAGTCTGGATGGAGGAGAATGACTGGGGCGAAGTCTCAAGTCTGAATAGCGTGAAGCAATATCTCGACGCTTTGGTGGACAAAGGCTTCATCGCACGCGAAAGTAAAAAGCGCGGCATTACGCTCGTCGACGACAAACTCACGACACAAAAAATCCCGCTCATCGATTCGCGCGTTTCTTGCGGCAGCGCGACCAATTTACTCGAAGACAACGCCTGCGACTTTCTCGAAGTTTCGAAGAAATTGATTCGTAGTTTTGAAAAAGTTTTTGCTTTCCGCTGCGAGGGCGACTCGATGAATCAAGCCGGCATCGACGACGGCGACTGTGTCCTCGTCCGACCTGAGACACATGATGTACGCGATGGTGATTTGGTTTTGGCAAGCGTGAATGACTGCGGCATAGTCAAGAAATTCAAACGCGCTGGCGAAACAATCTCACTCCTACCCCAGAGCTCGAACCCGATTCACAAACCAATCTATCTGCACACGAGCGACAGCGACGCGATTGTCGGGAAAGTCCTCAGCATTTTAAAAAACTAACTTAATCCCCGTCCCGTGCAAACCGAATTCACCTTCAAATCAAGCGAAATCGAACAACCCAGCGACTTTTTTTCAATTCAAAAAGTGCAGCTCGTTCTCACTTTGCTTTCGCTCGCAGTCGCCTTTTTCGCCATTCTGGAATTGTCGATTTCCTAATTTTTTATTTAAACTAAAGCCACTAATCCCCTCACCATGGATGATAATAAAAGAAAAGCGCTCGAAGCCGCACTCGGACAAATCTCGAAAAATTTTGGTGAGGGCGCAATCATGCGGCTCGGCGAAGCGAAACGCATCAATGTCGCGACGATTCCGACCGGCTCGATTTCGCTCGACCTCGCGCTCGGCGGTGGCTTGCCGAAAGGTCGCGTGATTGAAATTTATGGTCCGGAAAGTTCCGGCAAAACGACGCTCTCGCTGCATGTCATTTCAGAGTTTCAGAAAGCCGGCGGTCAAGCCGCCTTCGTCGATGCCGAACACGCGCTCGATCCGGAATACGCCGCACACATCGGCGTCGATGTCGACAACCTGCTGATTTCCCAACCAGACACCGGTGAGCAAGCACTCGAAATCGTGGAAACTTTGGTGCGCTCAAACGCGGTCGATGTAATCGTGATCGACTCGGTCGCGGCACTCACGCCCCGCGCAGAAATCGAAGGTGAAATGGGCGGATCACTGCCAGGACTGCAGGCGCGTCTGATGAGCCAAGCCTTGCGCAAACTGACTGCCATCGTCGCGAAATCTGGGACGACGCTAATTTTCCTGAATCAGCTTCGCATGAAAATCGGCGTGATGTTCGGCAATCCCGAGACCACGAGCGGCGGTAATGCGCTGAAATTTTATGCTTCGGTGCGCCTCGACATCCGCCGCACAGGTAAGATCGACACCGGTACTGGCGATGCAAAACAAACCATCGGCAACTCAACGCGCGTGAAAGTCGTGAAAAATAAAGTCGCGCCACCGTTCCGCCAAGCGGAATTCGAGATTCGCTACAATGTCGGAATTGATAAAGCCTCCGATTTGATTTTGACCGGCAATAAACTTGGTGTGATCGGCAAAGCTGGCGCATTCATCGAGATCGAAGGCACGAAATATCAGGGCATGGAAAAAGCGCGCGCCGCCCTACTCGCCGACAAAAAACTTTTCGCCACGGTCGATAAAAAAGTTCGCGTCGCTGCCAAAGGCGTCGATCTCGCGACAGGCGAAGTGAAGTGATTTCAGCTCACTTTCACCAAAAGTTGTCTTGCAAATTCTTCGCCAAGATTATCTGGATCTACAAAAACACGAATCCGCCCGTCTTCAAACAAGTGAAAATGGAAGTCTGGAGATTCAACAACTGAGATTGAAAGAGGTCTCTCGTCAGAAGCAAGAGTCTTAACTAAAGTCACGATTAATTCTTTTTCTCCGGCTTGCGGAATTACACGCGGCTTTCTACCCAAAAGCTGCCGTATTTTTACGAAATCAGGACTTGGCTCTGACACTTCAGCCGTTTCATCGGATTTGTTTGAGAGCTCCATAATTTAAATTACAAGGCGTCATCTTAATTCTGTTTCCCTTGTAAAACAAGCTTTTTTCTGCTAAAATGGCGGGAATACAAAATTGCAAAACCAAAACCAAAAGTCGGAATTGAGTCCTGCGGAAATCGAGCAGCTGCGCCGCGAACTCATGCGCGCCGAGGCGCGCTTCCGCCGCAGAATTTCCCGCGCGCGCCAAGCCAAACCACTCGCCGAATTCGGGAAA harbors:
- a CDS encoding transposase, producing MENKIRERKLAPRLKDFDYSTDGAYFITTCTQNRENFFGEIENEKIVLNNCGKIVQKCWNDLPNHYSNCRLDEFVIMPNHFHGIIWIDNLFEPVGTGFKPVPTNPEPVPTHATLHGLSEIIRGFKTFSSRQINIKFVEQSTPLVFRWQRSFYDHIIRDEDELNRIRDYIRLNPAHWMKDKNFRNNDK
- the lexA gene encoding transcriptional repressor LexA → MLTTRQNRFLELLRNFIALHGDSPTLAEMKVWMEENDWGEVSSLNSVKQYLDALVDKGFIARESKKRGITLVDDKLTTQKIPLIDSRVSCGSATNLLEDNACDFLEVSKKLIRSFEKVFAFRCEGDSMNQAGIDDGDCVLVRPETHDVRDGDLVLASVNDCGIVKKFKRAGETISLLPQSSNPIHKPIYLHTSDSDAIVGKVLSILKN
- the recA gene encoding recombinase RecA; translation: MDDNKRKALEAALGQISKNFGEGAIMRLGEAKRINVATIPTGSISLDLALGGGLPKGRVIEIYGPESSGKTTLSLHVISEFQKAGGQAAFVDAEHALDPEYAAHIGVDVDNLLISQPDTGEQALEIVETLVRSNAVDVIVIDSVAALTPRAEIEGEMGGSLPGLQARLMSQALRKLTAIVAKSGTTLIFLNQLRMKIGVMFGNPETTSGGNALKFYASVRLDIRRTGKIDTGTGDAKQTIGNSTRVKVVKNKVAPPFRQAEFEIRYNVGIDKASDLILTGNKLGVIGKAGAFIEIEGTKYQGMEKARAALLADKKLFATVDKKVRVAAKGVDLATGEVK
- a CDS encoding TspO/MBR family protein; translated protein: MNFFATNAPGWYASLIKPSFAPPAAAFGIAWSILYPIIFITFGIVFWLAAKKKIPRLVALPFALNLLYNFAFSPIQFGLQNNLLAAADIILVLATLIWAIFAIWKHSKVLALAQIPYLLWVCFATVLQISVTVLNA
- a CDS encoding magnesium transporter CorA family protein; the encoded protein is MQPISPMNGISKPITHKDLKWYDFPKPDQSTIDFLAKKFKFHPLDLEDCLTEIQRPKIDEYPNYLFIVLHFPIWNQRIGRITTEEVDIFISQNFVVTLHNDALAPIEKIRTACQKKYGREKYCGRGSGYFLYELTSELFDYCFPIIDKMWQQAGSIERDVFDQEGMRDLLKDIMLLKKNIITFRRILQPERPVISSLEHKNKKFLPEKLEAYFDDVVDKIEKQWNSLDSLKEVAETLQDANESLISHRSGETIKILTIFSVIMLPLTLISGIFGMNVSLPLQESPTAFLTVSGVMLVTVITMLAYFRWKKWW
- a CDS encoding RluA family pseudouridine synthase, producing MAYFHFKIAEDEILTRLDKFLAKELPQFSRSLLAKCELLVNSKPAKPAQKIAAGDLIEVKVPPLKTLKIEPENLPLQILFEDSEILVVDKASGMVVHPTDHGGHVAGTLVNAVLFHLKKKASEDRRPGIVHRLDRETSGCLVVAKTEAAKTFLGKEFAERRVEKFYLALVAGKLKTPRGRIDAPMGRDPRDPTRRRVLTGAGAREAVTEFEVVEQFAEATLVRIKLLTGRTHQIRVHFQSIGYPLVGDPTYSTKKLNEKFAAPRMFLHAAELKFHHPKTKELVEFNSPLPTELKNYLRRLKR